A single Triticum dicoccoides isolate Atlit2015 ecotype Zavitan chromosome 2A, WEW_v2.0, whole genome shotgun sequence DNA region contains:
- the LOC119352766 gene encoding uncharacterized protein LOC119352766: protein MGFVSFVGRVLFASVFLLSAYQEFSEFGTDGGPAAKSLKPKFNLFVKQVSAGIGMAVPHIDIKSVIAFTMFLKAFGGLLFIISSSFGALVLLVYLAFITPVVYDFYNYEMESQQFVKLFTMFSQNLALFGALLFFLGMKNSIPRRHSKRRAAKAKTT, encoded by the exons ATGGGGTTCGTCTCCTTCGTCGGGAGGGTGCTCTTCGCCTCCGTCTTCCTCCTCTCCGCCTACCAAGA GTTCAGTGAGTTTGGAACGGATGGAGGACCAGCAGCAAAGTCTCTGAAGCCCAAGTTCAACCTGTTTGTCAAGCAGGTGTCCGCCGGCATTGGGATGGCGGTGCCACACATTGAC ATCAAGTCTGTCATTGCCTTCACCATGTTTCTTAAAGCCTTTGGTGGTCTCCTTTTCATCATCAGCAGCTCGTTTGGAGCGCTCGTACTG CTTGTTTACTTGGCATTCATAACCCCTGTCGTGTACGACTTCTACAACTACGAGATGGAGTCCCAGCAATTTGTCAAGCTCTTCACCATGTTTTCACAG aaCCTGGCCCTCTTTGGCGCGCTGCTCTTCTTCCTGGGAATGAAGAACTCCATCCCAAGGAGGCACTCCAAGAGAAGGGCCGCAAAGGCTAAGACAACCTGA